CGAAGTATTTGACTGGAATTTCTTTAAACATACAGATCAGTATAGGCGTGATTATTTAAACTTGATTTTAGTTTAACTTAATTTTAGAGCATTCTAGAACATGTAAGCTATAATGTATGGATAGGCCATCATTACAAATGCTACGGCAATGGTAACCAGCCATATAAGGGGATTCCATTTGAACACCTTCGCCCCGTCTAACATGAACACCGGGAGCAGGTTGAAAAATGCTAAAAAACTGTTAACAAAAAATCCAAGACTACAAACCAGGGATAATAGCGGAGAGTACGGTGCAAATAGCAGGATAGCGAAAAATATGATGGCCAGCGCTATGTTAGTTAAGGGGCCGGCAATTGATATTTTCCCGTTTTCCTCCTTGGAAATGTGCTGTCCGTGAATGTAAACTGCACCTGGTGCAGCGAAAACAAATCCCAAAGCCGCGGTTACTATGGCCAGAATTAATCCTTGAACCCATAGCCGGTATTCGGCATAAAAACCATATCTTACTGCCATGAATTTATGGGCTAGCTCGTGAAAGACGAATCCCAGTCCAACAGCTACTAAAGCCACGGGTATGAGTGATATAAAGTTTCCATGGTTTATATCCTTGAATACATAGGCAAAAGCCCCGGCAATGACCAGCATGGAGATTATAATGTCCCTGATCTCACGGGATGTGAAGTTAACCATAATTATATTAAAGAACCTCTCCTCATTTATAAATGATTTGCCCCCGGAACTTACTTCTTTAGGGGGAGATATTTCCAAAGATTTTTATTATTCTAAGGACAATATACCATAAACAAGCCCCCAGGAATAATTTTCCCCTGATTTATTGAAGATTAAATAGCATTCACCGCCAAACTGGAATAATATGAAAGTAAAGTTAACACAGAATAAATCCAAAAAATCACACCGGATAATCCTAAAACTCAGCTTCTATGAATTTAGGGAAAAATAAACTAATGATTTTTCTAAAAAAGAGTGTTGTTCCACTAATTTTAGGGATTTCAAGTGTTTTTAGAGTGTTAAAAGTATATTCAGTGAGTGTTGATTTTTATGAATAACAGTTGTGAGTACTGCCAGATAGACGGAGGTTACGGGGAACTTATAGGGGAGACCACCCACTGGATGGTGTATCTGGCACCCAGTCAACGTTACCTGGGAACCTGCGTGGTGGCCCTTAAAAGACACTGCAACAATCTTTCCCAGGTGAGTAATGAGGAGTGGACTGATTTTGCCAGGGTAGTCCAAAAAATGGAAGAATCACTGGAACAGATATTCCAGCCCACCTTATACAACTGGAGTTGCTATAAAAATTCTGTTTTCAGGAAGCCTAATCCTAACCCGGAAATCCACTGGCACTTCATTCCCCGGTACCAGGACCCAGTGTATTTTGAGGGGATCGAATTTCATGACCCTGATTTTGGCTATATTCCCCGCCCTGAAAAAAGGGAAATACCCCCCAAGGCCATGAAAAAGCTGGCCATAAAATTAAAAAACAGTTTTACATCCAAATGACTAAGAAAATAGTTTTACATCGAATAAATTTTTATTCAGGGTACAATCTCACCAAGGTTAGCTTATGAAAATAGATAAAATAATAGAAAAGATGGATCAAAACGATCTAAAAACAATAATCATATTAAAACCTGAAAATATAGCATATGTAACTGGTTTCTATCCTTCAAGCATCGCAATTTTAATATTAAAAGATGAACCCGTGCTTTTTTCCTCAAAAATGGATCTGGAGGAAGCTCACCAAAAATCCAGCATAGCTGTGGAAGAATTCAAATCCCTGAGCGAACTTAGAAAAACCCTCCAAGCAACAATCCAGGGTAAAGTGGGGGTGGAGTATTCCATGAGCATGGGGACCTACAGAAAGCTATGTGGAGAACTCCCGGTGGAGCTTACTCACATCATTGAAGATTTCCGGGCAATTAAATCAGCAGATGAGATTAAAAAGATTAAAGGAGCCATCAAGATTGCCGAGGATTCCTTTAAAAATCTGGATTTGGCAGTGAGTGAAGATAATCTGGCGGCCCAAATAGAGTACAACATGAGGTCGGCCGGTTCCATAAAACCTTCTTTTGAAACCATAGTAGCTTCAGGGCCAAGATCAAGTCTACCCCATGCATCTACAACCTCTAAACCGTTAGAAAGTCCCTTAATGATAGATTGGGGTGCCCTGTACCAGAACTATGCCTCGGACATGACCCGTACCTTAATCCGTGGCGGGGAAAAAGAGGAAGAAATTTTTTCCATAGTGCTGGAGGCTCAGCAAAAAGCAATAGAAGCCATAAAACCCGGTGTTAAAGCTTCCTACATTGATGAGGTAGCCCGTGGTGTTATTGAAGATTATGGGTATGGTGATAATTTCATACACTCCACTGGACATGGAGTGGGATTAGAAATTCATGAAAAACCATCCTTATCTTTTAAAAGTGATGAAATACTGGAAAAGGGAATGGTAGTCACTGTTGAACCCGGGATATATCTGGAGGGAAAATTAGGGATCCGGGTGGAAGATATGGTACTGGTCAAAAACCAGGCCCAGGTTTTAACCCACCTTCCCCGAGAAATTTTATTTTAAAATAACCCGGAGATTTTCATTCTCCTCCACTTTATTTTAGAAGGATGTTGAAAATAGTAGGGCTAATTTATAGGGTAATTTATAAAGATTAGAATATAATATAAGATTAGAATATAATATTATATAGAATAATATAATACTAATCAGTTCACACATCAATAATAATATATTATAATAGGTGAGAATATGGCCCTTATACCCCCGGCACTTGCCCCTATATCCAACAGTATTGATAATATTTTTCCTGACAAATATCTGGTACGACTACAGGAAATCCTGATTCGTTCGGGTATGTATGTCAAGGCTTCCGATCTTTTGACCCTGATTTGTGGTGCCGGATTGTTACTGGGGATAATCGTTCTTATCGCATTTATGATAATGGGTGTCAATCCCGTAATAGGTTTCATTATAGGTTTAATTGCCCCTGCAGCCCTCATATTTGGTTGGATCTTCTTTATGATGGAAAAAAGGGTGGATGCCATTGAACAGGGCACACCTGATTTTTTAAGGCAGATTTCATCACTTTTAAGATCAGGGGTGGGTGTAGAAACTGCCATGGAAGATATTTCTAAACACGGGAAAGGTCCCTTAAACGACGAGCTCAAAAGGGCAGTAATTGAAATAAAAATAGGAAGTACATTTGAGGATGCTCTTCTGGGAATGAGTGAACGCCTGAAATCTAAAACACTGGATAGAACATTCCGGATGATCATCGAAGGTCGCAGAGTAGGGGGTAGCCTGGCTGATGTTATTGAAACGGTTGCCGAAGATTTAAGGGCTATTCTGGCATTGCAGAGGGAAAGAAAAGCTAACGTTATGATGTCAGTGATGTTCCTACTGATAGCAGCCATAGTCGCCGCTCCTTTCGCACTAGGAATGATCATGTCATATTCTGCCTTTATAGGATCACTGGGTAAGCCTAATCCATTGATAGGTGCGGCCGCAACGGGAGCAACTGGATACATTCTCATCCACTCGGTAATTGCTGGTTTACTAATGGGAATCGTGTTGTATGGAAGTGCCAAAAAGGGAGTTAAATTCTCACTTGCTCTAGCTCCAGTGGCCTATGGAATATTTTATGTAATTCAGACCCTGGGACCATCTATCCTGGGAATTTCATGATTAGGGAGTGTTACTATGAGAATGATTGATAGGGGAATCAGGAACGACGAAGCTGCCCAGACTGCCGCTGAATATTTGATGATATTTGGAGGTATAATTGTGATTGTTCTGGTGGCAGTAATTTCCTACCAGAATTACGTGAAGGGGTTGGGAGGCAACATAACCAATGGTAGTGAAGTTCAATCCATTGAAAATAACCTTCAAGACATCAACAATACCCTAAACCAAACTTAAAACCATTATAAATATAAAATTATACTCTTTTTTTCATTTTAGAGACGGTAATATTAATTTTTGGGAGTAATTTCTATGAAAATGTTGATAGAGGGGAAGTTGATCGATAAAAATGAGAAAATTGCCGTTGAAAATCCATTTAACAATGAAATTATAGATTATGTTCCTTCTGGTGACGCAGAAGATGTTAAAAAAGCTATTTCTGCCGCGGCTAAAGCAACGAAGTCCATGAAAGAAATGTCTTCCCGCAAACTGTCACGTATAATGTACGACATCCATCAGGAGCTAAAGGAAAAACACCAGGAAATATCTAAACTCATCTCCCTGGAAACCGGGAAACCCATCCGTGATTCTAGGGTAGAAATGGATCGATCCCTGCAAACTCTGTTAATGGCTGCCGAGGAATCAAAAAGAATCTACGGAGAAACAATTCCCATGGATGCCGCCATAGCCGGAAGAACTGCATTTGGATTCACCATTAAAATCCCTTTAGGCGTGGTAGCAGCTATAAGTCCCTTTAATTATCCGGTGAACCTGGCTATTCATAAAATAGCCCCGGCACTGGCTGCTAAAAATACAGTGGTCTTTAAACCTTCCACCAAAGCTCCCCTGGCTGCTCTTAAAATGGCAGAGATTATGGGGCGACATTTGCCTGACGGGGCAGTGAATGCCATTACCGGACCGGGCGGAGTGTTAGGTGACCAGCTGGTAACCAGTGACCAGGTTAATAAAGTATCCTTTACTGGCAGTGTGGCCACCGGACTTTCCATTGCTCGTAAAGCTGGGATGAAAAAGTTAACCCTGGAATTAGGGGGAAATGACCCTTTAATTGTTTTAGATGATGCTGACATTGACGCTGCTGTTCTGGGAGCCGTGGGTGGTTCCTACCTTAATGCTGGGCAGGTTTGTATCGGGGTCAAACGACTCATAGTTCAGGAAAGTGTGGCGGATGAATTCACAGAGCAACTGGTTTCCCGTACCCAGAAGGTTAAAACCGGGGATCCCCTGGATCCTGAAACTGATATGGGGCCCTTGATTGATGAAGAGGCTGCCCTTAATGTGGAAAAGAGTGTTAATGACGCCATTCAAAAGGGGGCCCAGCTACTCTGTGGAGGAAAAAGGGAAGGTGCCTTTTTCCAACCCACCGTACTGGATCATGTACAGGTGGACATGGAGTTGGTTCAAAGAGAGACTTTTGGACCTGTTTCACCAGTGATAAGGGTTGAAAATCTGGATGAAGCTATTAAAGCTGCTAACAGCACCCCTTATGGATTGCAGGCCGGGGTATTCACCCAGAACATAACAAATGCCAAAAAGGCAGTTCGGGAGATCG
The window above is part of the Methanobacterium formicicum genome. Proteins encoded here:
- a CDS encoding type II secretion system F family protein, with translation MALIPPALAPISNSIDNIFPDKYLVRLQEILIRSGMYVKASDLLTLICGAGLLLGIIVLIAFMIMGVNPVIGFIIGLIAPAALIFGWIFFMMEKRVDAIEQGTPDFLRQISSLLRSGVGVETAMEDISKHGKGPLNDELKRAVIEIKIGSTFEDALLGMSERLKSKTLDRTFRMIIEGRRVGGSLADVIETVAEDLRAILALQRERKANVMMSVMFLLIAAIVAAPFALGMIMSYSAFIGSLGKPNPLIGAAATGATGYILIHSVIAGLLMGIVLYGSAKKGVKFSLALAPVAYGIFYVIQTLGPSILGIS
- a CDS encoding lactaldehyde dehydrogenase produces the protein MKMLIEGKLIDKNEKIAVENPFNNEIIDYVPSGDAEDVKKAISAAAKATKSMKEMSSRKLSRIMYDIHQELKEKHQEISKLISLETGKPIRDSRVEMDRSLQTLLMAAEESKRIYGETIPMDAAIAGRTAFGFTIKIPLGVVAAISPFNYPVNLAIHKIAPALAAKNTVVFKPSTKAPLAALKMAEIMGRHLPDGAVNAITGPGGVLGDQLVTSDQVNKVSFTGSVATGLSIARKAGMKKLTLELGGNDPLIVLDDADIDAAVLGAVGGSYLNAGQVCIGVKRLIVQESVADEFTEQLVSRTQKVKTGDPLDPETDMGPLIDEEAALNVEKSVNDAIQKGAQLLCGGKREGAFFQPTVLDHVQVDMELVQRETFGPVSPVIRVENLDEAIKAANSTPYGLQAGVFTQNITNAKKAVREIEAGSVLINKQPTFRTDNMPFGGFKMSGMGKEGVKYAVEDMTRTKMVVIG
- a CDS encoding M24 family metallopeptidase, whose product is MKIDKIIEKMDQNDLKTIIILKPENIAYVTGFYPSSIAILILKDEPVLFSSKMDLEEAHQKSSIAVEEFKSLSELRKTLQATIQGKVGVEYSMSMGTYRKLCGELPVELTHIIEDFRAIKSADEIKKIKGAIKIAEDSFKNLDLAVSEDNLAAQIEYNMRSAGSIKPSFETIVASGPRSSLPHASTTSKPLESPLMIDWGALYQNYASDMTRTLIRGGEKEEEIFSIVLEAQQKAIEAIKPGVKASYIDEVARGVIEDYGYGDNFIHSTGHGVGLEIHEKPSLSFKSDEILEKGMVVTVEPGIYLEGKLGIRVEDMVLVKNQAQVLTHLPREILF
- a CDS encoding metalloprotease: MVNFTSREIRDIIISMLVIAGAFAYVFKDINHGNFISLIPVALVAVGLGFVFHELAHKFMAVRYGFYAEYRLWVQGLILAIVTAALGFVFAAPGAVYIHGQHISKEENGKISIAGPLTNIALAIIFFAILLFAPYSPLLSLVCSLGFFVNSFLAFFNLLPVFMLDGAKVFKWNPLIWLVTIAVAFVMMAYPYIIAYMF
- a CDS encoding HIT family protein; amino-acid sequence: MNNSCEYCQIDGGYGELIGETTHWMVYLAPSQRYLGTCVVALKRHCNNLSQVSNEEWTDFARVVQKMEESLEQIFQPTLYNWSCYKNSVFRKPNPNPEIHWHFIPRYQDPVYFEGIEFHDPDFGYIPRPEKREIPPKAMKKLAIKLKNSFTSK